In the genome of Scyliorhinus torazame isolate Kashiwa2021f chromosome 27, sScyTor2.1, whole genome shotgun sequence, one region contains:
- the LOC140403367 gene encoding volume-regulated anion channel subunit LRRC8D-like has translation MITLTELATLSDSQPTHRLLKPWWDVLMDYLVVIMLMVSLLSATLLITKDKVVCLPCDHVQGLNRSSPPVPPVTVPRSHQARPPALSPENGARARSLGTGRKPSGPTETKSSPPTRLPKVRGYKTNLDYQQYVYISQVCYQKALPWYSKYFPYIALVHTIILLVSGNFWFKFPKTSSKVEHFVSILGKCFESPWTTKAVSETANEDSENSQNRTKMFQSVTLEPSENSDTSSSLTSCPEVTFEPPVSGSPSMNILDKQDGEQAKALFEKVRRFRAHTEDGDLIYKFYVGQTVVKALKFLVILCYTFTFVNSITFEHICEPKIKNVTGYSVFFCTHSMAYMLKKLLISYIILIALYGMVCLYTLFWLFRGSLKEYSFEKVREESNFSDIPDVKNDFAFLLHMVDQYDQLYSKRFAIFLSEGCESKLLQMNLNHEWTYEKLRQHVSKNMQGKLELQLFMLSGIPKAVFDMSDLEVLKLELIPDVRLPAKISQMLALRELYLYHCPAKVDQIAFNFLRDHLHILHIKFTDIGEIPLWAYSLKNLAELHLSGNLNSESNKAIGLESLKELRHLKILIMKSNLSKIPSNVMELAAHLSKLVIQNDGTKLLVLNNLKKLINLSELELQNCELERIPHAVFSLASLQKLDLKSNNIQTIEEIISFQHLKRLSCLRLWHNSIVSIPTTISLIKNLEQLYLSSNKLESLPSALFTLRKLRHLDLSHNLLTAVPPEIHLLENLQHFSITKNKVEALCLQMFHCVKLKTLHLGQNCISHMPPEIGQLTQLTYLELKGNHLERIPPEIGNCVLLKRNNLIIEDLLFDHLPTDVKDNLTEQDFNSIV, from the coding sequence ATGATCACTCTGACGGAACTCGCAACTCTCTCAGATAGTCAGCCCACTCACCGCCTCCTCAAACCCTGGTGGGATGTTCTGATGGACTATCTGGTGGTCATCATGTTGATGGTGTCGCTCCTGTCCGCAACTCTGCTCATCACGAAGGATAAGGTCGTGTGTCTGCCCTGCGACCACGTGCAAGGCCTGAACAGAAGCTCGCCGCCTGTACCGCCTGTGACTGTACCTCGGTCTCACCAGGCCAGACCTCCTGCTCTAAGCCCTGAGAATGGAGCGAGAGCAAGGTCTTTGGGGACAGGGAGAAAACCCTCAGGCCCCACGGAAACCAAATCGTCACCTCCAACCAGGTTGCCAAAGGTCAGAGGTTACAAGACAAACCTGGATTATCAGCAGTATGTCTACATCAGCCAAGTGTGTTACCAGAAGGCCCTGCCCTGGTACTCAAAGTACTTCCCTTACATAGCCCTCGTCCACACCATCATCCTTCTGGTCAGTGGCAACTTCTGGTTTAAGTTCCCCAAGACCTCCTCCAAAGTGGAGCACTTTGTCTCCATACTGGGCAAGTGTTTCGAGTCTCCCTGGACTACCAAAGCGGTGTCGGAGACTGCCAACGAGGACTCGGAGAACAGCCAGAACCGGACCAAAATGTTCCAGTCAGTGACGCTGGAGCCCAGTGAGAACTCCGACACCAGCTCTTCGCTGACCTCCTGCCCCGAGGTGACCTTTGAACCCCCGGTCAGCGGCTCGCCATCGATGAACATCCTGGACAAGCAGGACGGCGAGCAGGCCAAGGCTCTCTTCGAGAAGGTGCGCCGGTTCCGGGCCCACACCGAGGACGGGGACCTGATCTACAAGTTCTACGTGGGTCAGACAGTGGTAAAGGCGCTCAAGTTCCTCGTCATCCTGTGCTACACCTTCACCTTTGTCAACTCGATTACGTTTGAACACATCTGTGAGCCCAAGATCAAAAACGTCACTGGCTACTCCGTCTTCTTCTGTACACACAGCATGGCCTACATGCTGAAGAAGCTCCTGATTAGCTACATTATTCTGATCGCTCTGTATGGAATGGTGTGCCTCTACACCTTGTTCTGGCTCTTCCGGGGCTCGTTGAAGGAATACTCCTTTGAGAAGGTACGCGAGGAGAGTAATTTCAGTGACATCCCCGACGTGAAGAACGACTTTGccttcctcctccacatggtggacCAATACGATCAGCTCTACTCAAAGAGGTTCGCCATCTTCCTGTCCGAAGGGTGCGAAAGCAAACTGCTGCAGATGAACCTCAACCACGAGTGGACCTATGAGAAGCTGAGGCAGCACGTCTCAAAGAACATGCAGGGTAAGCTAGAGCTGCAGCTCTTCATGCTCTCCGGCATTCCCAAAGCCGTCTTTGACATGAGCGACCTGGAGGTGCTGAAACTGGAGCTAATCCCCGATGTGCGACTGCCGGCCAAGATCTCCCAGATGTTGGCTCTGAGGGAGCTCTACCTTTACCACTGCCCGGCCAAGGTTGACCAGATCGCCTTCAACTTCCTGCGGGACCACCTCCACATCCTGCACATCAAGTTCACCGACATTGGGGAGATCCCACTCTGGGCGTATTCCCTGAAAAACCTGGCAGAGCTGCACCTCTCGGGCAACCTGAACTCGGAGTCCAACAAGGCCATTGGCCTGGaatccctgaaggagttgaggcaTCTCAAGATTCTCATCATGAAGAGCAACCTCTCCAAGATCCCTTCGAACGTTATGGAGCTCGCCGCACACTTGTCCAAGCTGGTCATTCAGAATGACGGCACCAAATTGCTGGTCCTTAACAACCTAAAGAAGCTGATCAACCTCTCTGAGCTGGAGCTGCAGAACTGTGAGCTGGAGAGGATTCCCCACGCCGTCTTCAGCCTGGCCAGCCTGCAGAAACTAGACTTGAAATCCAACAACATTCAGACCATCGAGGAGATCATCAGCTTCCAGCACCTCAAGAGGTTGTCCTGTCTCCGACTCTGGCACAACTCCATCGTTTCCATCCCCACCACCATCAGCCTCATCAAGAACCTCGAGCAGCTTTACCTCTCCAGCAACAAGCTGGAGTCCTTGCCCTCCGCCCTCTTCACCCTGAGGAAGCTGCGGCACCTCGACCTCAGCCACAACCTGCTCACTGCCGTCCCGCCAGAGATCCACCTGCTCGAGAACCTCCAGCACTTCTCCATCACCAAGAACAAGGTGGAGGCTTTGTGCCTGCAGATGTTCCACTGTGTCAAATTGAAGACTTTACACCTGGGGCAGAACTGCATCAGTCACATGCCCCCTGAAATCGGACAGCTGACGCAACTCACTTACCTCGAGCTGAAAGGAAATCATTTAGAGAGAATTCCGCCTGAAATTGGCAATTGTGTCTTACTGAAGAGGAACAATCTCATCATTGAAGACCTTCTCTTTGATCACCTTCCAACTGACGTCAAAGATAATCTCACAGAACAAGACTTTAATTCTATTGTTTAG